The proteins below are encoded in one region of Plutella xylostella chromosome Z, ilPluXylo3.1, whole genome shotgun sequence:
- the LOC125491303 gene encoding uncharacterized protein LOC125491303 encodes MSFKLQRSPPGQLHHSNPDISSDPDRCGSANRKRKQPECDLSDAFRSFSIEMKKTLQDWKADLDGNLSKISCTINKIQTDLDQVVSDTTDIKKDIGILRSEQNSCKNRLSITENKNKHIESELATIQDTASFVSKQYDDIEQNLQHLKKQLNEKSVSSENTLSLEAKIDSLEQQARQCNIEILNVPEKRGENLLTLLDSFGAAINMNIPPREIVAVHRVPHALSQSSKPKNIIVKFQSRILRDNVLTAARGCKELTSAKLGVSGNAQKVFVNEHLTLKNKQLFREAREAARGHNYKFVWVKNATVLVRETETSPIFAIRCAKDLDKIKPRPVVTNN; translated from the coding sequence ATGTCTTTCAAGCTGCAACGATCGCCGCCTGGTCAGCTTCACCACTCAAACCCAGACATTTCAAGCGACCCGGATAGATGCGGTTCCGCGAATAGAAAGAGAAAACAACCTGAATGCGATCTCTCAGATGCTTTCCGTTCGTTTTCCATTGAAATGAAGAAAACGCTTCAGGACTGGAAAGCCGATCTAGATGGTAACCTCTCTAAAATAAGCTGCACAATAAACAAGATACAAACCGATCTAGACCAAGTTGTATCCGACACTACTGATATCAAGAAAGACATCGGTATTCTACGATCGGAGCAAAACAGCTGCAAAAATAGATTGAGTATcaccgaaaataaaaacaaacatattgAATCCGAACTTGCGACCATCCAAGACACTGCTTCTTTTGTATCAAAACAATATGACGACATTGAACAGAATTTACAACACTTAAAAAAACAGCTGAACGAAAAATCTGTCTCATCAGAAAATACTTTATCTTTGGAAGCTAAAATTGATAGCTTGGAACAACAAGCTAGACAATGCAATATCGAGATCCTAAACGTTCCGGAGAAGCGTGGCGAGAACCTCCTTACACTCCTTGATAGCTTTGGTGCTGCCATCAACATGAATATACCGCCACGCGAGATTGTCGCTGTGCACCGTGTGCCGCATGCACTCAGCCAGAGCTCAAAGCCCAAAAACATAATCGTGAAGTTCCAGTCCCGCATACTCCGCGACAACGTACTGACCGCGGCGCGCGGGTGCAAGGAGCTTACTTCAGCCAAGTTGGGTGTATCGGGCAATGCGCAAAAGGTCTTCGTTAACGAACACCTTACActcaaaaataaacaattgtttcGAGAGGCACGCGAGGCGGCGAGAGGACATAACTATAAATTTGTATGGGTCAAAAACGCAACCGTCCTCGTCCGAGAAACAGAGACCTCGCCCATATTCGCCATCAGATGCGCAAAGGATCTGGATAAAATCAAACCGCGTCCCGTGGTTAcaaataattag
- the LOC105390316 gene encoding LIM/homeobox protein Lhx9 encodes MLKERDSSERSPTPPDECAGCGGRIQDRYYLLAVDRQWHGSCLRCCECRLPLDSELTCFSRDGNIYCKDDYYRLFCVKRCARCGTGITANELVMRAREMVFHLTCFTCAACGTQLAKGDVFGMRDGMVYCRPHYDSACLDEYCEDELGAVYRCQDLQGDGEALSQFYGTPGQKGRPRKRKLPQGSPDDMQVQTMRMASTALEILHRGDLSSSMESLAYDSSVASPGSVSSHTQRTKRMRTSFKHHQLRTMKSYFAINQNPDAKDLKQLAQKTGLSKRVLQVWFQNARAKWRRNIMRQDSNHASLGQGEHHSNNGGLLSGVSPPAPSQMILAEPLQTIEDMRVHTPHANHQMTFSELY; translated from the exons ATGTTGAAGGAGCGAGACAGCTCGGAGCGCTCCCCGACGCCCCCCGACGAGTgcgcggggtgcgggggcCGGATCCAGGATCG CTACTACCTGCTGGCGGTGGACCGGCAGTGGCACGGCAGCTGCCTGCGCTGCTGCGAGTGCCGCCTGCCGCTGGACTCCGAGCTCACCTGCTTCTCCAGAGACGGCAACATCTACTGCAAGGATGATTACTACAG ACTGTTCTGCGTGAAACGTTGCGCGCGATGCGGCACGGGCATCACAGCCAACGAGCTGGTCATGCGGGCGCGCGAGATGGTGTTCCACCTCACCTGCTTCACGTGCGCGGCTTGCGGCACGCAGCTGGCCAAGGGGGACGTCTTCGGCATGAGGGACGGCATGGTCTACTGCCGACCACACTACGACAGCGCCTGTCTCGACGAGTACTGCGAGGATGAACTTGGCGCTGTTTATAG GTGTCAAGACCTACAAGGCGATGGAGAAGCGTTGTCTCAATTTTACGGAACTCCAGGACAGAAGGGGCGGCCGAGGAAGAGGAAGCTGCCTCAGGGATCTCCAGACGACATGCAGGTGCAAACTATGAGGATGGCTAGCACTGCTTTAG AAATCCTCCACCGCGGTGACCTGTCATCCTCCATGGAGTCCCTCGCCTACGACTCGTCCGTGGCGTCCCCGGGCTCCGTCTCCAGCCACACGCAGCGCACCAAGCGCATGCGCACCAGCTTCAAGCACCACCAGCTGCGCACCATGAAGTCCTACTTCGCCATCAACCAGAACCCTGACGCGAAGGATCTGAAACAGCTGGCGCAGAAGACAGGTCTCTCGAAAAGGGTGCTACAG GTTTGGTTCCAAAACGCGCGCGCGAAGTGGCGCCGGAACATAATGAGGCAAGACTCGAACCACGCGTCGCTAGGTCAAGGCGAGCACCACAGCAACAACGGGGGCCTGCTGTCGGGCGTGTCTCCGCCGGCCCCCAGCCAGATGATCCTGGCCGAGCCTCTCCAGACGATAGAGGACATGAGGGTCCACACGCCCCATGCTAACCACCAGATGACGTTTAGCGAACTCTACTGA